Proteins co-encoded in one uncultured Draconibacterium sp. genomic window:
- a CDS encoding CdaR family protein: MKKNIEKISSYLKVEQLKNDKRVVVFLVCVFIATVLWFLNALEKDYTTTIAYPVRYVSPPNHQFLANTPPEKLDLKVEAHGFTLLRHKLSFAYSPIVLNLSNITRNLESNNGVYFVPTNTLQRRISSQISNEISLQQISPDIIRIALDSLKTKTVKVKADVSVNFKPQFNRKSPVKLEPEVVKITGPASTVDTIRFLQTEKRSFDNVDATINRNIKLLHPETTTLVPQEVLLQIEVEKYTEKQLKLPIQVVNKPADVSIKLFPSELTLNCMVGLSEFDNISAANFRAVIDYSSISDNESRLSVKIATKPSFVEITRYTPESVEYLIETY; encoded by the coding sequence ATGAAAAAGAATATTGAAAAAATATCGTCCTATTTAAAAGTGGAACAACTTAAAAACGACAAACGTGTTGTCGTTTTTTTAGTTTGTGTATTCATAGCAACTGTATTATGGTTTTTAAATGCACTGGAAAAAGATTACACAACTACAATTGCGTATCCGGTGCGTTATGTGAGTCCGCCCAACCATCAATTTCTGGCAAACACGCCACCCGAAAAGCTCGATTTAAAAGTTGAAGCACATGGTTTTACATTACTTCGCCACAAACTAAGTTTTGCCTATTCGCCAATTGTATTAAATCTTTCAAATATTACACGCAACCTGGAATCGAATAACGGTGTTTACTTTGTCCCTACGAACACTTTGCAGCGGCGAATTTCAAGTCAGATAAGTAACGAGATCAGCTTACAACAAATAAGTCCCGATATTATTCGTATTGCTCTCGATAGTTTAAAAACAAAAACGGTTAAAGTTAAAGCCGATGTGTCGGTTAATTTCAAACCTCAGTTTAACCGTAAAAGCCCTGTAAAACTAGAACCAGAAGTGGTAAAAATTACAGGCCCGGCATCAACGGTTGACACTATTCGTTTTCTGCAAACAGAAAAGCGTTCGTTCGATAATGTTGATGCCACAATCAATCGAAATATAAAACTACTTCATCCGGAAACCACAACCTTGGTTCCGCAGGAAGTTCTGTTACAAATCGAGGTAGAAAAATATACAGAAAAGCAACTTAAGTTGCCAATACAGGTGGTTAACAAACCAGCTGATGTAAGTATTAAACTTTTCCCCTCGGAGCTTACATTGAACTGTATGGTTGGTTTAAGCGAGTTCGACAATATATCTGCTGCTAATTTCAGGGCTGTTATCGATTATTCGTCCATCAGTGACAACGAAAGTCGTTTGTCGGTTAAAATAGCGACCAAACCTTCATTTGTTGAGATTACCCGCTACACGCCCGAATCGGTAGAATACCTCATTGAAACGTATTAA
- a CDS encoding TerB family tellurite resistance protein, translated as MGKFGKWIGGGLGWALGGPLGAIIGFTVGAMVDGGKEAVKHGATSGYSRRTTTGGYVMSLLVLVAAVMKADGKVLKSELDYVKKFMVHNFGEDSAQEAIKMLRDLLQQTIPVNEVCNQIKANMNYSARLQLVHFLFGIAQADGEVDVSEQKLITHICNQMGISNADFESIQAMFVPNTDGDYKILEIEPSASNEELKKAYRKMAMKYHPDKVSNLGEDVQNAAKEKFQKVNQAYENIKKERKIA; from the coding sequence ATGGGAAAATTTGGTAAATGGATAGGCGGAGGACTCGGATGGGCTTTAGGGGGTCCGCTGGGCGCAATTATAGGCTTTACTGTAGGTGCAATGGTTGATGGCGGAAAAGAAGCTGTTAAGCACGGAGCAACATCAGGATATTCAAGACGTACTACAACCGGTGGATATGTGATGAGCTTGCTGGTTTTAGTGGCTGCCGTAATGAAAGCTGATGGAAAGGTTTTGAAGTCGGAACTTGATTACGTGAAAAAATTTATGGTACACAACTTCGGCGAAGATTCAGCCCAGGAAGCCATAAAAATGTTGCGCGACCTGTTGCAACAAACCATTCCTGTTAACGAAGTTTGCAACCAGATAAAAGCAAACATGAATTACTCGGCACGTTTGCAACTGGTGCATTTTCTGTTTGGCATTGCACAAGCTGATGGAGAAGTGGACGTATCGGAACAAAAACTTATTACGCATATCTGCAATCAGATGGGAATCAGCAATGCCGATTTTGAATCGATACAGGCCATGTTTGTTCCTAATACCGACGGTGATTATAAAATCCTGGAGATTGAGCCTTCTGCCAGCAACGAGGAGCTGAAAAAAGCATATCGCAAAATGGCCATGAAATACCATCCTGATAAAGTAAGTAACCTGGGCGAAGATGTTCAGAATGCCGCTAAGGAGAAATTCCAGAAGGTAAATCAGGCTTACGAGAACATTAAAAAGGAACGGAAGATTGCTTAA
- a CDS encoding MOSC domain-containing protein codes for MKIISTNIAKPRIIVWKGKEVPTGLYKFSVDKGIFLEKEDVKHDNVMDRRFHGGIDKACYLYSADHYEFWQKRYPDLEMPWGMFGENLTVAGLNEKETNIGDTYKIGEAVVQVTQPRQPCFKLQFRFTNNEIVRQFVDSGFSGVYVRVLQSGHVNPGDTMELMEKKQSLSIHEVFSLLYTDDFDQKVIKAINDPLIAESCKRDLTKRWGDFL; via the coding sequence ATGAAAATCATCTCAACAAATATTGCAAAGCCAAGAATCATAGTTTGGAAAGGGAAAGAAGTTCCAACCGGTTTGTATAAATTTAGCGTTGATAAAGGAATTTTTCTTGAAAAGGAAGATGTGAAGCACGATAATGTAATGGACCGAAGATTTCATGGTGGTATTGACAAAGCCTGTTACCTGTATTCGGCTGATCATTACGAATTTTGGCAAAAACGTTATCCCGATCTGGAAATGCCCTGGGGAATGTTTGGCGAAAACCTCACCGTTGCAGGTTTAAATGAAAAAGAAACAAACATTGGTGACACCTATAAAATTGGTGAAGCAGTGGTACAGGTAACGCAACCGCGCCAGCCTTGTTTTAAATTACAGTTCCGCTTTACTAATAATGAGATCGTTCGTCAGTTTGTTGATTCGGGTTTTTCCGGAGTTTATGTGCGAGTGTTACAGAGCGGCCATGTTAATCCCGGCGATACGATGGAGCTAATGGAGAAAAAACAATCACTTTCCATTCATGAAGTTTTTTCATTGCTTTACACCGACGATTTTGATCAGAAAGTAATAAAAGCAATTAATGATCCTTTAATTGCCGAAAGCTGTAAACGTGATTTAACAAAACGTTGGGGTGATTTTTTATAA
- the coaE gene encoding dephospho-CoA kinase (Dephospho-CoA kinase (CoaE) performs the final step in coenzyme A biosynthesis.) produces MAIKIGITGGIGSGKSIICQLFKLLGAPVFEADVWAKELVNSHEKIKTGLIDWYGSDIYTQNGTIDRKKLAGIIFTNEIELQKVNNLIHPVVREEFQNWAEKQISPYVIHEAAILFESGFYKMMDQTILVTAPEEMRIERVSTRDGSDAKEVRERIQKQWSDDKKRPLATFEIRNDNKTLLIPQIIKIDKQLKEYGKIW; encoded by the coding sequence ATGGCGATTAAAATTGGCATTACCGGAGGAATAGGAAGTGGTAAATCGATAATTTGCCAGTTGTTTAAACTATTAGGGGCACCGGTTTTTGAGGCCGACGTTTGGGCGAAGGAACTGGTAAACTCGCACGAAAAAATAAAAACCGGACTTATTGACTGGTACGGCTCCGATATTTACACGCAAAATGGCACAATCGACCGCAAAAAGCTGGCTGGCATAATTTTCACTAATGAAATAGAGTTGCAGAAAGTGAACAATTTGATCCATCCGGTTGTGCGCGAAGAATTTCAAAATTGGGCCGAAAAACAGATAAGTCCTTACGTCATTCACGAAGCAGCAATATTATTCGAAAGCGGATTTTATAAAATGATGGATCAAACCATTTTGGTGACTGCTCCCGAGGAAATGCGAATCGAACGCGTTTCAACGCGCGACGGATCGGATGCAAAAGAAGTACGTGAGCGTATTCAGAAACAATGGAGCGACGATAAAAAACGTCCATTGGCTACATTTGAAATTAGAAATGATAATAAAACACTGTTAATACCTCAGATCATTAAAATTGATAAACAACTAAAAGAATATGGGAAAATTTGGTAA